A stretch of DNA from Salmo trutta unplaced genomic scaffold, fSalTru1.1, whole genome shotgun sequence:
ccatacccactcatgcagtcagagccggtcctatatccatacccactcatgcagtcagagccggccctatatccatacccactcatgcagtcagagccggccctataTCCATACCCACTCATGCAGTCAGAACCGGCCCTATATCCATATCcactcatgcagtcagagccggccctataTCCATACCCACTCATGCAGTCAGAGCTGGCCTTATATCCATACCCACTCATGCAGTCAGAGCTGGCCCTATATCCATATCCACTCATGCAGTCAGAGCTGGCCCTATATCCATACCcactcatgcagtcagagccggccctatatccatacccactcatgcagtcagagccggccctataTCCATACCCACTCATGCAGTCAGAACTGGCCCTATATCCATACCCACTCATGCAGTCAGAGCTGGACCTATATCCATACCcactcatgcagtcagagccggtcCTATATCCATACCCACTCATGCAGTCAGAACTGGCCCTATATCCATATCcactcatgcagtcagagccggccctatatccatacccactcatgcagtcagagccggccctatatccatacccactcatgcagtcagagctggccctatatccatacccactgatgcagtcagagccggccctatatccatacccactcatgcagtcagagccggccctatatccatacccactcatgcagtcagagctggccctatatccatacccactgatgcagtcagagccggccctatatccatacccactcatgcagtcagagccgaCCCTATATCCATATCcactcatgcagtcagagccggccctagccttttgggggccctaagcaacattttgtcatgaggcggagagaagatttagcaattATATAACATATTCCATGCAATTCTAatcattttgccatagggtgtagagaaatgtttgcagtttttaagatgatatctgagtgagagagactaacaaaatcaatgggggccctcCGATCTGCAATTTGACCATGCTTCCTggaagtttagatagctggctgctaGACTAACTTGCCAATCTGAAAACTGAAGCTGTCAGTGACTGACGTAACAACAGAacaactgctgatgcacaaccactaTTCTAACCCTCAACAGGAAGttgatttgaaatgtttttagaaatgtttccgcGGGCCAACAAAAGAGGGGTGGcggccagttgcccatccctgatataGTTTATTAAAATCACATGTCGTTTACAGACAGTAGGAAACTAAACCTATACAGCCATTAATTTAGATTGTAAATGCACAGTGCTGCTTTTACAGAGTCAGGTGCCAAACATGCCAGTATATCAAGGAAAATCAACGCTGCTGTGGAGGAGAAGAGACTACCAGCAGAATACCTTGACCatgctgtggaggagaggagactaccaGCAGAATATtaatcatcatgctgtggaggagaggagaccaccaGCAGAATATTAATCATAatgctgtggaggagaggagaccaccaGCAGAATATtaatcatcatgctgtggaggagaggagactaccaGCAGAATATtaatcatcatgctgtggaggagaggagactaccaGCAGAATATtaatcatcatgctgtggaggagaggagaccaccaGCAGAATACCTTGACCatgctgtggaggagaggagaccaccaGCAGAATATTAATcaccagcggggtggtggcactggaatcctcatctctcccaagtggacattctctctttctcccctgacccatctgtctatctcctcatttgaattccatgctgtcacagttaccagccctttcaagcttaacatcctcatcatttatcgccctccaggttcccttggagagttcatcaatgagcttgacgccttgataagttccttccctgaggatggctcacctctcacagttctgggtgactttaacctccccacgtctaccttcgactcattcctctctgcctccttctttccactcctctcctcttttgacctcaccctctcaccttccccccctactcacaaggcaggcaatacgcttgacctcatctttactagatgctgttcttccactaatctcattgcaactcctctccaagtctccgaccactaccttgtatccttttccctctcgctctcatcaaaaacttctcactctgcccctactcggatgatattgcgccgtcccaaccttcgctctctctctcctgctactctctcctcttccatcctatcatctcttccctctgctcaaaccttctccaacctatctcctgattttgcctcctcaaccctcctctcctccctctctgcatcctttgattttctctgtcccctatcctccaggccggctcggtcctcccctcctgctccgtggctcgacgactcactgcgagctcacagaacagggctccgggcagccgagcggaaatggaggaaaactcgcctccctgcgaacctcgcatcctttcactccctcctctctacattttcctcttctgtctctgctgctaaagccactttctaccactctaaattccaagcatctgcctctaaccctaggaagctttttgctaccttctcctcccttctgaatcctcctcccctcccccccccctcctccctcactgcggatgacttcgtcaaccattttgaaaagaaggttgacgacatccgatcctcgtttgctaagtcaagcgacaccgctggtcctgctcacactgccctaccctgtgctttgacctctttctcccctctctctccagatgaaatctcgcgtcttgtgacggccggccgcccaacaacctgcccacttgaccctatcccctcctctcttctccagaccatttccggagaccttctcccctacctcacctcgctcatcaactcatccttgaccgctggctacgtcccttccgtcttcaagagagcgagagttgcaccccttctgaaaaaacctacactcgatccctccgatgtcaacaactacagaccagtatcccttctttcttttctctccaaaactcttgaacgtgccgtccttggccagctctcctgctatctctctcagaacgaccttcttgatcctaatcagtcaggtttcaagactgggcattcaactgagattgctcttctctgtgtcacggaggctctccgcactgctaaagctaactctctctcctctgctctcatccttctagacctatctgctgcctttgatactgtgaaccatcagatcctcctctccaccctctccgagctgggcatctccggcgcggcccacgcttggattgcgtcctacctgacaggtcgctcctaccaggtggcgtggcgagaagctgtctccgcaccacgtgctctcaccactggtgtcccccagggctctgttctaggccctctcctattctcgctatacaccaagtcacttggctctgtcatatcctcacacggtctctcctatcattgctatgcagacgacacacaattaatcttctcctttcccccttctgacaaccaggtggcgaatcgcatctctgcatgtctggcagacatatcagtgtggatgacggatcaccacctcaagctgaacctcggcaagatggagctgctcttcctcccggggaaggactgcccgttccatgatctcgccatcacggttgacaactcccttgtgtcctcctcccagagtgctaagaaccttggcgtgatcctggacaacaccctgtcgttctccactaacatcaaggcggtgacccgatcctgtaggttcatgctctacaacattcacagagtacgaccctgcctcacacaggaagcggcgcaggtcctaatccaggcacttgtcatctcccgtctggattactgcaactcgctgttggctgggctccctgcctgtgccatcaaacccctacaactcatccagaacgccgcagcccgtctggtgttcaaccttcccaagttctctcacgtcaccccgctcctccgctctctccactggcttccagttgaagctcgcatccgctacaagaccatggtgcttgcctacggagctgtgaggggaacggcacctccgtaccttcaggctctgatcaggccctacacccaaacaagggcactgcgttcatccacctctggcctgctcgcctccctacctctgaggaagcacagttcccgctcagcccagtcaaaactgttcgccgctctggcaccccaatggtggaacaatctccctcacgatgccaggacagcggagtcaatcaccaccttccggagacacctgaaaccccacctctttaaggaatacctgggataggataaagtaatccttctaacccccccccccccctttaaaggatttagatgcactattgtaaagtgtttgttctactggatattataggtgaatgcaccaatttgtaagtcgctctggataagagcgtctgctaaatgacttaaatgtaaatgtaaaatgtaatgctgtggaggagaggagaccaccaGCAGAATATTAATCATcatgctgaggaggagaggagactaccaGCAGAATTTGACTCATCatgctgtggaggagaggagaccacaAGCAGAATATtaatcatcatgctgtggaggagaggagaccaccaGCAGAATATtaatcatcatgctgtggaggagaggagaccaccaGCAGAATAGtaatcatcatgctgtggaggagaggagaccaccaGCAGAATATTAATCATCATGCTATGGAGAAGAGGAGACTACCAGCAGAATATtaatcatcatgctgtggaggagaggagaccaccaGCAGAATATtaatcatcatgctgtggaggagaggagactaccaGCAGAATATtaatcatcatgctgtggaggagaggagaccaccaGCAGAATATtaatcatcatgctgtggaggagaggagaccaccaGCAGAATATtaatcatcatgctgtggaggagaggagaccaccaGCAGAATATtaatcatcatgctgtggaggagaggagaccaccaGCAGAATATtaatcatcatgctgtggaggagaggagaccaccaGCAGAATATtaatcatcatgctgtggaggagaggagaccaccaGCAGAATATtaatcatcatgctgtggaggagaggagaccaccaGCAGAATATtaatcatcatgctgtggaggagaggagactaccaGCAGAATATtaatcatcatgctgtggaggagaggagaccaccaGCAGAATATCATGCTgtttttaattatatatttttttcaacttttctttaactctaatttacaatgacagcctaggagcagtggattaactgccttgttcaggggcagaaagaccgatttttaccttgtcagctcagggattcaatccagcaacctttcggttattgggccaacgctataaccactaagctacctgcctccccaatctatctcgctctctctctctccctctctctctctttctctttctcccactctctctccatccctctctcatctgtGAGTTCCAGTGAATTCAGAGCCTTTTCTCATCGTGGCTCCAGGGATCTGATAATAATCTACTGTCTCACTAATTACTGACCAGAGGTCGTTACACATATATGTCAGACAGCATCAACTTTATAGATAAATGTTGTCCAGACCTCATAGTTAGATACTGAGAGAAACCTTTTCAATtttgtggaggagaggagactaccaACAGAATATTACTCCCTCTCTGCTACACATCATGACTCCCCCAGAATGTGTCAGCTGACAAAACACCCGACCATCGGTTACAGGAACTCCATGAAACCAGGATATAATGTCAGAAGAGGAGGTTAGGCTTTACAGAGATGACAAGCAGGCCAACTCTCCATATGCTGACTCAACTGTTCTGCTAGCGATAGAGCAGGACTAAACCAGGCGTCATCTTTCAGGCTTATGACTTGTTTGAAAAGGTTTCTCTCAGTATCTGACTATGAGGTCTGGATGACATTTATCTAAAAAGTACATACACTCTGACATATTCTCCCATATATAATGTATGTACCACACAGATGATTTATTTGTGATTGGATACATTCTGTCTTGCTCCCACACAGTTCTGTAGTGTATTGTAGGGACATATCCAGTGTTTCCAGTGTAACGACCTCTGGTCAGTTATTAGTGATACAGTATATTAAGGCTCTGAATTCACTGGAACTCacagatgagagagggatggagagagagtgagagaaacagagaaagagagatggagagagagagagatgggggagagaggctagagagagagatgagggagagagagaaagatagatagatagatgagagTGGGAGCGgtagagagaaatgagagagagagagagagaggagagagagagagagagaggagagagggagagaggagagagggagatcaagagcggcagagagagagagagatgagggagagagggagaggagagagggagagcaagagacaaagagatgagggacagagagagagcgagagagagattgagagagatgagggagataggtagagagagagcgagagtagcgacagagagagagagcgagaacgggagagagagagtagcaacgaaagagagcgagagcgggagagagagagagaggagagaaagagagagagagagatgagggagggagggagggagggaggtattgAGGGGGACAGACTATGACCAGTGAGATGATCTAGTGAGGTTCAGATAAAGGACTGATTGAAAACCTTTCCAGAGGGGAAGGGAAATAGTTTCCCCCAGCTGAACATGGGGATGTTTTATATAGCGACAGTAGAATAGAGACCAGTGTTGCTGCTTCTTGCACGTTTAACTGCACTCTGACAGATGGCTTTCTGGGGACAAGATAGGGACAGTATATCATTATATGACGGTCATTCATCATCTTGATCAAAGGGCCCGCTCACTGTGACATTTCATaaatatacagtagaataataCATCAGAGTGCTGCCACTTCGACTAAGTAAGTATGAAGGGACTATGCATGACTATACTGCCACGTCTATACTAAATCAATATGAAGGGACTATTCATGACTATACTGCCACGTCTATACTAAATCAATATGAAGGGACTATTCATGACTATACTGCCACGTCTATACTAAATCAATATGAAGGGACTATTCATGACTATACTGCCACGTCTATACTAAATCAATATGAAAGGACTATTCATGACTATACTGCCACGTCTATACTAAATCAATATGAAGGGACTATTCATGACTATACTGCCACGTCTACACTAAATCAATATGAAGGGACTATTCATGACTATACTGCCACGTCTATACTAAATCAATATGAAGGGACTATTCATGACTATACTGCCACGTCTACACTAAATCAATATGAAGGGACTATTCATGACTATACTGCCACGTCTACACTAAATCAATATGAAGGGACTATTCATGACTATACTGCCACGTCTATACTAAATCAATATGAAGGGACTATTCATGACTATACTGCCACGTCTATACTAAATCAATATGAAGGGACTATTCATGACTATACTGCCACGTCTACACTAAATCAATATGAAGGGAATATTCATGTTGTATTTTGGAGCTCAAACAAAAGCAGTCCCCACACAGCATGGACTCCATGCAGGGTTTGTAGTCAGTCCCATGGGTCTGGGCCTAATGACTATTTGAAATACGATATTGAAACCTAATCTTTCTAGAAGTTATAGTCCTGATAGCAGTTTTAATGTGGCAGTTATACATAGTTGCACAGAAACGGCACCAGATGTGAGAGTCTGGACGGGAGACAGAAATGAGACTCCATATTTTCCCTTGGTCCCTTTGTGTCTATTGTTACATGATGGTTTCCACGGTTTCCACACTGCAAGCCGTCCCTCTAAGGCCTCTCGGTTTACAGTCGTCTCCTACCACATTCTGATTCAGGGAAATTATAGAGAACACATTTAGAAAGTAGTGATTATCAACCACAGCTCTGGAGTATCCAGCAGCCAGCCTCTCCTCCACACGGTTGCAAAAGGCCTCACAACAATCATGTGTAGTGAACAATGGCCAGATACTTCAGATGGACATGTGACTCATACATGGAGGGCCGGTTTCCCTGACCcataatcctggactaaaaagctgtTTCAGTAGAGATTCATCTGGGTCCATGAACCCATGGCCCTGAAAACCCTAATAACTCACTCCAGTACTCTGAAAGACCAGAATACACCACTTCATTGTCCTCCAAGGAGGGAATTATTCACACAGGTTACACAAACAAATGAAAGGGAGACAAGCTTGGTTGGCTCATAGCTTACCTTTGCTCTTGCAGTCCAGCATGGGTTTGGGGAACATGTAGGTGTGGCACAAGGAGTTGGCATCAGGGTACTTCTTGATGGGAGGTGGTTTGGGCAGACTACCCTGCCCCTCCTGAGGTGTCTTCCCTGGCTGCTGGCCCTCCCCATCCTCAGGACACAGCAGCTCCGGCCTCATCTTCTTCAGCTTCTGACCTCTCAGCGAGTCCGGCTCCGAACACTTGGCATAGTTCCCTAGGTTACGGTTGCTGGGCACCTGCAGGGTCCTGACCAGGCTATCCAGCGAGCACCGGCAGTCCCAGGGGTTGTCATAGAGACGCAGATAGCGGAGGCTTGGCAAGGGCAGCAGGTGCTCCTCAGAAGCTGTCTTCATCTTGTTGTGCTGAAGAAGCAGAGTAGTGAGCTGTCCCAGCCCTGCGAacgcctcctcctccaccatgtAGAGCTCATTCTGTTGTAGATCCAGACTCTTTAGGTTCTTGAACTGGGAAAAGGTGTTGTCTCTGAGCACCTGGATCTTGTTACGGGCCAGCAGGAGGTGGTGGATGTCTTCAGGCCAGTGCTGTTGCACCCCGGTCAGCTGGCGGTCCTGACAGTCCAGGTATTTCTCTCCGGCCTCCATGTATTCCTTGCATTCAGAGGTTTGGCGTTTGACAGCATTGGCCCTGCCTTTACCCCGGGCCCTGCCCCGTTCTCTGTTCCGTCCACCCTTCCTGGGCTCAGCGGAcctgaggagcaggaggagcagcagAGCGCTGATCAGCCGCATCCTGGGAGCCCCAACGCCACCACTGGGAGACGTGGGAGCGGCAAGactggaagaagagggagggagggagggggagagggatggccTTGTGCAATCAGAGATGGCCTTGGGTTTCTGCTGGTGCCAGGGAAGGCTGGTTacagctgtgtgagagagagagagagttaagtgGAGAGTTCATTGTTCAGGAGGAGAGGGATAGGAAGGgatagagaggaagaaagagagggagaggaagaatgaTGGAGAGAAACAGACATAAAGCATGTTATATGATAGTCTATCAAACAGAGAGATAGTTAAAACAAGGTCATGGAACAGTGACCCATTTCCTTTGTTTCTCGGTCTTCTCTCTcagttcctctcctcccttctcctatcTCTcagttcctctcctcccttctcctatctctcagttcctctcctctcttctcctatctctctgttcctttcctctcttctcctatctctctgttcctttcctcccttctcctatctctctgttcctttcctcccttctcctatctctctctctctctcgctcgctcgctctctctctctctctctctctcctctctctctctctctctctctctctctctctctctctctcttcagtcagtAATTCATCTGTACACCAGGCTGAAAACCTCACGAACATTCATCAAAGAGGAGGAAGTTTCCATGTATGTGTACGTCCACTCCTGTAAACATACTCTGATAAACATGACGGTGGTAAAGACCTCCCTAACTACCTTACCCTGAGGGAAGGCTATGTGTAGCTGAATGGAATTACCCTGAGTTTATTATTATCACTGGTGTTAAAGGTTAGTGTTGATGATGTACCTTGAATGCTCTTAATGATCATGTATATATTTATTAGTTATATGTATGCCATTCAAATATGGTTCCCAGGAAATATGCTTTTCTACCAGGAAAACAATAATATCTTAGTCATGACAACAGTCATTCCTCATGTTAAACTATATTGATAAGGTCCAACCCAGGTTACAGTACGGGCAAACATCAGGCAGCATCGAAACTTCCCCAGAGGAAATATTAATCCACTTTTATGGTTTAGCAATGATGACAAATCTAGCTCAACGCTATGTAGCAGTGTGTCTGGCTctgcttgctgtgtgtgtgtgtgtgtgtgtgtgtgtgtgtgtgtgtgtgtgtgtgtgtgtgtgtgtgtgtgtgtgtgtgtgtgtgtgtgtgtgtgtgtgtgtgtgtgtgtgtgtgtgtgtgttttcacccTCACCAGCGATGGGCCTGTACAGTATTGACTCATTAGTCCCAAGTGTGATGTGAGGCAGCAGCCACAATGTCTGCCAAACAAAACCCTACATCTCCTGCTACAGTGAGCTAGCCCAACTgtatcaacccccccccccccctccagcctTCCACAGTGGAACAGTCCAgtcacagggagagatggagaagaggtgGTGTAAACATTGAGTTTATAGACACAATGAGTTAGAGAATTCTTCAGTCTGAGAACACTTTGCCCTATAGTATCCTAGCAAGCTAACACGCAGCAAAGCTACACTAGTGAGATCTCAATCCTACAGTCCACTGTAGCCACTCCCTTAGGGACAATATGAAAACACGAGAGCTGTGGGTATTTCATCTGCTCCCCGAAAATAAACCATTATAACACAAAAGATGACTGCCATCTAGGGCCATTCAGACAGTCTCTCTCCACGTAAGCACTGTTAGCGCCCGTGCCTCTGCCAGTGTAAACACACACTCTCCCATGTGGAGTGCACATGGCAAAGCTTTGGACCTCTAACCCCCCCTCTGGTCTGCCCAGCTCTGGCCCAGTTCCGGCCCAACTTCGGCCCATACTCAGCCCAGCCCAATGCCCAGGCCATCTAGCTCCAGGCCCATTCAGCTATGTCAGACCAGGCTGgcatacactcactcactcactcactcactcactcactcactcactcactcactcactcactcactcactcactcactcactcactcactcactcactcactcactctctctctctctctctctctctctctctctctctctctgtctctctctctctctctctctctctctctctctttctctctctctctctctctctctctctctctctctctctctctctctctctctctggatgaaTCCCCACTTTACAGTCCGTAGTGATAGTTTAATCTGTTGTTCAGGCACCAGTGAAACACTGTACTGTTCAACTGGAAGACGCTTTATCATGCAGGTCAACTGTGTTCCTTTTCAATTCATTTTATAATATTTATGCATAAATTCTCTTTCATAAAACATTTCTCTGTTTAAGAGTCCTTCAATTGTTGTAAATgtcttatttaacctttatttattagtatctcttttccaagagagacctggtccaatagcagcagaggGAACaaagtttcagacaaaacaacttacatacactgaCACAACGTTAAACAACactatagacacacatacagcacaacacacacagggtttACAAAGATAAGCTGTTGGGAAAAACCCAACTGTATTTTAACACAATAATAGCATGCTACTACAATGTGCTCTGCAGGAAAATTATATTACCAGTAAAAGTTTGAAATctgaaaaatgtaaataatcaatgCATTTACATACCCATGTGTCGGGAGTATCTATGTAAAACCACGCAGCAGTGGTACTGAGTAATGTCATGTCCTGCACTGTAATTCACTGGCCAACCTCCATCCCAGACCAACTCCCTGTGGTAATAACAGATGTTATATACCTCTAGCTGGAGGAGTAGCCAGGCATCAGGCATGCTGGTCAAAGCGCAAATAGGCGAATGAACCGGCCGACACAATCTGAGGGCCGTGGGGAGTGAGACTAATGCTCTGTACAGCTAGAGAGCGGGGGCTCTGCGGGGGCTCTCGGGGGCTCGCGGGGGCTCTCGGGGGCTCTCGGTGGCTCGGCGGAGGCTCGCGGGGGCTGGAGAACCCAGTGTGATGCTGCTGATAGATTTAACAGAGACAGCTGGGGTCACACAGGcgtcaacacaacacacacagcactgaccaATAGGAggcagactgggctgtgtgtgCTGAGCTGTCTAGTAATGCAAAGGAAAGCATACTGTACGCTGTCGGTTCCTCGCTGTCCAACCAAAGTGCTTGAACTGAGGAACTCAGTTGATGTGAAAGAACAgcaaacacacaaccaccacacaACGTTGTCTCAACATTGACTCCAAGTAGTTGGTCTATTCTAGACTGTAATTCTTGGACAATGGATGTTGTGCAAGTGAAACACCCCAGGGGAGTGTTCTAATGCTAAAGCAGTGTAGGTAGTTCCCCTAGCAGGACCTGGACGGATCAGTGAACAGCCTCATTATAGCAGCAGCCAGCCTTAAAGCTACAGCGCAGGGTGGCTGCCTACACAGCCTGTCTCTCAGTGCTTCACTAACACAGAATAGGGCCCTGGGGATGGAAACAGAGAAGAAAGAACGTCCATAAGATGTGGTGCAGAACAcaaggactgtactgtactggagtTTTGATTTTCATTTCCCCGTCGACCCTGCTGCCACCCAAACCAAACTCATTCCCCACCGTGGCCTGATCTGACTGAGTTTCCTTTCAGGTTGCCTGAGGTGTTCAGTcagtgtgtccaaaatggcaccccattccccaCGTAGTGCACTacctctgaccagagccctatgggcattTGGGAGGCAGACAGAGTCTGTATGTGTTCCCCACAGCACAATCCTCAGAGAACGCTTACACAGCACGGAGCACTAATTACAACACTTGAACTCTCTCTCACAGGCATGCAGGCAGGGGGAAAGTTTATCAAATAAATACATgtcaaattgtatttatcacagGGATAATTGAAAGCGCCATGTTATTCTTGCTCTTCCAGAGATAAGTGAAAAAATAGGGAGAGAAGGAGCTTAAAAACATAGATGAGAAGAAGTAAGACAAGCCAGTTGATTCCCTCACTGATGAAGTGATACAGTGCTTCATGTGGTGTATCCCCTCTTGCCTTTAGGGTTGCAGTGCTTCATGGGGTGTATCCCCTCTTGCCTTTAGGGTTGCAGTGCTTCATGTGGTGTATCCCCTCTTGGCTTTAGGGTTGCAGTGCTTCATGTGGTGTATCCCCTCTTGGCTTTAGGGTTGCAGTGCTTCATGTGGTGTATCCCCTCTTGGCTTTAGGGTTGCAGTGCTTCATGTGGTGTATCCCCTCTTGGCTTTAGGGTTGAAGTGCTTCATGTGGTGTATCCCCTCTTGGCTTTAGGGTTGAAGTGCTTCATGTGGTGTATCCCCTCTTGCCTTTAGGGTTGCAGTGCTTCATGTGGTGTATCCCCTCTTGCCTTTAGGGTTGAAGTGCTTCATGTGGTGTATCCCCTCTTGGCTTTAGGGTTGCAGTGCTTCATGTGGTGTATCCCCTCTTGGCTTTAGGGTTGCAGTGCTTCATGTGGTGTATCCCCTCTTGCCTTTAGGGTTGCAGTGC
This window harbors:
- the LOC115188417 gene encoding leucine-rich repeat-containing protein 17 — its product is MRLISALLLLLLLRSAEPRKGGRNRERGRARGKGRANAVKRQTSECKEYMEAGEKYLDCQDRQLTGVQQHWPEDIHHLLLARNKIQVLRDNTFSQFKNLKSLDLQQNELYMVEEEAFAGLGQLTTLLLQHNKMKTASEEHLLPLPSLRYLRLYDNPWDCRCSLDSLVRTLQVPSNRNLGNYAKCSEPDSLRGQKLKKMRPELLCPEDGEGQQPGKTPQEGQGSLPKPPPIKKYPDANSLCHTYMFPKPMLDCKSKELKNIPSSLPSDIVRMDLSSNSITQLRPKEFVAARDLKLLNLSSNNLDQIDTAAFAGLLYLRELDLSNNSLHYFKYGVLEDLYFLRMLNLGDNPWVCDYNIHYLIYWLKHHPGVAYSGLICTEPQEFRGWPVENYVKTYNGECPKDKDPQPGKGDTGQGQTAQELVAETEEAEMELLPKPLRDPRPKKYEVTRLT